From Bacillus sp. Bos-x628, the proteins below share one genomic window:
- a CDS encoding cation diffusion facilitator family transporter, producing MGNSAKTSKIAFLSVMSNSFVVILKIIVGLLTGSVAVLSEAIHSFLDLMASFIAFISVRISRKPADSKHPYGHGKVENISGTIETLLIFVAGIWIIYECVHKLMHPEPVKLPVLGIVVMLIGSLINLIVSKIVNKEAERVHSVAMKSNALHLLTDVYTSLGVGFSLLLVALTDWYFLDPIIGMILALFIMREAFKLIKEAFPPLVDARLTPEEEQSIETIIQGFSQEFIEYHDFRTRRSGAEEYIDFHLIVNGKTTIEDVHQLCDRIEETIQKEFPHAQIFIHVEPESERSSQT from the coding sequence ATGGGGAATTCAGCGAAGACATCTAAAATAGCCTTTTTATCCGTGATGAGTAACTCATTTGTTGTCATACTTAAAATCATTGTGGGGTTGTTAACCGGATCTGTTGCGGTATTATCAGAAGCCATCCATTCCTTTTTAGATTTAATGGCATCTTTTATTGCATTTATCTCTGTTCGTATTTCTAGAAAGCCAGCAGACTCTAAGCATCCTTATGGGCACGGCAAGGTCGAAAATATTTCTGGAACCATTGAGACTTTGCTGATATTTGTCGCTGGTATTTGGATTATTTACGAATGTGTTCACAAATTAATGCATCCGGAGCCTGTGAAGCTTCCTGTACTTGGGATTGTGGTGATGCTGATTGGTTCCTTGATTAATTTGATTGTTTCCAAAATCGTGAACAAAGAGGCAGAAAGAGTACATTCAGTTGCCATGAAATCAAATGCTTTGCATCTATTAACAGATGTATATACGTCTTTAGGGGTTGGATTTAGTTTATTACTTGTTGCATTAACAGACTGGTACTTCCTAGATCCGATCATTGGAATGATACTTGCCCTCTTTATTATGCGTGAAGCATTTAAGCTGATAAAGGAAGCTTTTCCACCACTTGTTGACGCACGATTAACGCCGGAAGAAGAACAGTCCATTGAAACCATTATCCAAGGATTCAGCCAAGAATTTATTGAATATCATGACTTTCGGACGAGACGATCTGGCGCCGAAGAATATATTGATTTCCATTTAATCGTTAATGGGAAAACAACCATTGAAGATGTACATCAATTATGTGACAGAATAGAAGAAACAATTCAAAAAGAATTTCCACATGCACAAATTTTTATTCATGTTGAACCAGAAAGCGAAAGAAGTTCACAGACGTAA
- a CDS encoding aminotransferase A, which produces MEHLLNPRVKDIEISGIRTFSNLVSSYEDVVSLIIGQPDFYTPHHVKTVAKTAIDENFTSYTHNAGFLELRQAIQQYMKKKVKLDYEAESEIIVTTGASQAIDAAFRTILTDGDEVILPGPVYPGYEPIIRMCGGTPVHIDTTNAGFKLNAKLIEDALTEKTKCVVLPYPSNPTGVTLLEEELKEIAQLLEGKDIFILSDEIYSELTFDRPHHSIASFLKEQTIVINGLSKSHSMTGWRIGFLFASAPIAKHVLKVHQYNVSCASSISQKAALEAVTNGVDDALIMREQYKKRLDYVYDRLISMGLPVIKPSGAFYIFPSIDSFGMSSFDFCMELLESTRLAVVPGSAFSRLGEGYVRLSYAYSLDTLKEGLDRLEQFVLEKRSTLS; this is translated from the coding sequence ATGGAGCATTTGCTGAATCCAAGAGTAAAGGATATTGAAATTTCAGGCATTCGAACATTTTCAAATCTCGTATCGTCCTATGAGGATGTTGTTTCTTTGATCATTGGTCAACCCGATTTTTATACGCCGCATCATGTCAAAACAGTTGCCAAAACAGCCATCGACGAGAATTTCACCTCTTATACTCATAATGCAGGTTTTCTAGAGCTGAGGCAAGCAATCCAGCAATACATGAAGAAGAAGGTAAAACTTGATTATGAAGCAGAGTCAGAAATCATTGTCACGACAGGTGCCAGTCAAGCCATTGATGCCGCGTTTCGTACTATTTTAACAGACGGCGATGAGGTCATTCTACCAGGCCCTGTCTATCCAGGCTATGAACCAATTATTCGAATGTGCGGCGGGACGCCTGTTCACATTGACACAACGAATGCCGGGTTTAAATTAAATGCCAAGCTCATTGAGGATGCGTTAACGGAGAAAACAAAGTGTGTTGTCCTTCCTTATCCTTCAAATCCAACAGGTGTAACCCTATTAGAAGAGGAATTGAAAGAAATTGCACAACTGCTTGAAGGCAAGGACATTTTTATTCTATCTGACGAGATCTATAGCGAGCTGACATTTGATCGACCACATCATTCAATTGCTTCCTTTTTAAAAGAACAAACCATTGTGATCAATGGGCTTTCAAAATCTCATAGCATGACTGGCTGGAGAATTGGCTTTTTGTTCGCTTCAGCTCCAATTGCTAAACATGTATTAAAAGTACATCAATATAACGTCTCTTGTGCCTCATCTATCTCACAAAAGGCGGCACTAGAAGCTGTGACAAATGGTGTGGATGATGCACTTATCATGAGAGAGCAATATAAGAAAAGGCTCGATTATGTATATGATCGTCTCATTTCTATGGGGTTGCCTGTCATTAAGCCTTCTGGAGCTTTTTATATTTTTCCTTCAATTGATTCGTTTGGCATGAGTTCATTTGATTTTTGCATGGAGCTATTAGAAAGCACAAGATTAGCTGTCGTGCCTGGCTCTGCTTTCTCTCGATTAGGTGAAGGATATGTTCGGCTTTCCTATGCATATTCACTTGATACGCTGAAAGAAGGACTTGATCGCCTAGAACAATTTGTTCTGGAAAAACGTTCAACTCTATCATAA